A genomic stretch from Sander vitreus isolate 19-12246 chromosome 17, sanVit1, whole genome shotgun sequence includes:
- the htr7a gene encoding 5-hydroxytryptamine receptor 7, with amino-acid sequence MFVVGDSNGTFGSGNIRSSFMIEDRAGGGDPGGSTNIMILEAFAPRLLKFAQGAAEAAAAATTAPSTSSQPQVMEMETNGTRCGEHILSYGWFEKVLIGGVLTMLTLSTICGNLLVVISVCFVKKLRQPSNYLIVSLAVADLSVALAVMPFVSITDLIGGQWIFGQFFCNVFIAMDVMCCTASIMSLCVISIDRYLGITKPLTYPVRQNGCCMAKMVLSVWLLSASITLPPLFGWAQNVNDGRVCLISQDFGYTVYSTAVAFYIPMSVMLIMYHRIYRAAKLSAAKHTITGFPREGEYGEGVDTRKERGEHEAHRPAVSGETGSVEGTGAEQEAEEEEESLDCVAAALKLQREVEEECSTRVSRLLKTGEHHQRRKRKNQSIFKREQKAAATLGIVVGAFTFCWLPFFLVSTARPFVCGVECSCVPLWLERTLLWLGYANSLINPFIYAFFNRDLRTTYSNLLRCRYRNINRKLSAAGMHEALKLVEKL; translated from the exons ATGTTTGTTGTGGGAGACAGTAACGGAACCTTCGGTAGTGGCAACATAAGGTCGTCATTCATGATAGAGGACAGAGCCGGCGGTGGAGATCCCGGGGGCTCCACCAACATCATGATCTTGGAGGCTTTTGCGCCACGGCTGCTGAAGTTTGCGCAGGGCGCcgcagaggcagcagcagcagcaacgacGGCTCCATCCACCTCCAGTCAGCCGCAGGTCATGGAGATGGAGACGAACGGGACCCGGTGCGGCGAGCATATTCTGAGCTACGGCTGGTTTGAGAAAGTCCTGATCGGCGGAGTCCTCACCATGCTCACACTGTCCACCATCTGCGGGAACTTACTGGTGGTCATCTCCGTGTGCTTTGTCAAAAAGTTGCGCCAGCCGTCCAACTATCTGATCGTTTCGCTTGCCGTGGCGGACCTGTCAGTGGCTCTGGCCGTGATGCCTTTCGTCAGTATCACGGACTTGATTGGTGGTCAGTGGATTTTTGGACAGTTCTTTTGCAACGTTTTTATCGCCATGGATGTGATGTGCTGCACCGCGTCCATCATGAGTCTGTGCGTAATCAGCATTGACAG GTATCTGGGTATCACAAAACCGCTGACGTATCCTGTCCGGCAAAATGGCTGCTGCATGGCCAAGATGGTTCTGTCAGTGTGGCTCCTCTCAGCGTCCATCACCCTCCCTCCTCTGTTCGGCTGGGCACAGAACGTCAATGACGGCAGAGTCTGCCTCATcagtcaggactttggctacaCCGTCTACTCTACCGCTGTGGCGTTCTACATCCCCATGTCAGTGATGTTGATCATGTACCACAGGATCTACCGGGCGGCCAAACTCAGCGCTGCCAAGCACACCATCACCGGCTTCCCCAGGGAAGGGGAGTACGGCGAAGGGGTGGATACTCgaaaggaaagaggagagcATGAGGCTCACCGGCCGGCAGTATCAGGAGAAACAGGAAGTGTTGAAGGGACAGGGGCTGAACAGGaagctgaggaagaggaggagagcttGGACTGCGTGGCAGCGGCGTTGAAGCTCCAGCGcgaggtggaggaggagtgcAGCACGCGTGTCTCTCGCCTCCTCAAGACCGGTGAACACCACCAACGCCGGAAGAGGAAAAACCAGTCCATCTTCAAACGGGAGCAGAAGGCTGCGGCCACTCTGGGCATCGTGGTCGGCGCCTTCACCTTCTGCTGGCTTCCGTTCTTCTTGGTGTCCACGGCCAGGCCGTTTGTCTGCGGAGTGGAGTGCAGCTGTGTGCCGCTCTGGCTGGAAAGAACTCTGCTGTGGCTCGGATACGCCAACTCCCTCATTAATCCCTTCATTTACGCATTTTTCAACCGTGATCTGAGGACCACCTACAGTAACCTCTTGCGGTGCCGCTACAGGAACATCAATCGAAAACTGTCAGCGGCTGGCATGCACGAGGCTCTGAAACTGGTGGAGAAGCTGTAG